A segment of the Pseudalkalibacillus hwajinpoensis genome:
TTGAATATAGTATATCCCTTTCCTTGGTTAATATTCAAGTGAAGATTTGAATGAAAAACATAAAATGATTTTTTATAACAGTAATTCCCATTAACGAATGTTTAAGGGAAAAATTTTACCTATCTATAGTACACATGGTTTTTGGCGTTTTCTAATCCCTAAACCATTCCCGTATTCATCTTCCCTAAAATTGACTTATAATCCGAATTAGGGAACAATTATTCTTGGGGAGGGAATTTAATGGGGAAAGTTTTTGGATATGCTCGTGTTTCTACTCAAGATCAAATTTTAGATCTTCAAATTGATGCTTTAGAAAAAGCAGGCGCAGCTGTTATTTACAAAGAGAAAATAACTGGAACGAGAAAAGAACGTCCAGAATTAGAACAACTCCTAAAGGCTATAAGTAAAGGTGATTCTGTGGTCGTTTATAAGTTGGATCGTATCTCAAGGTCTACAAAACATCTAATTGAATTGGTTGAAACCTTTGAAGAAAAAAAGGTCAATTTTATTTCCATACAGGATAATATTGATACATCTACAGCTATGGGACGTTTTTTCTTCCGAACAATGGCCAGTATTGCTGAACTAGAACGAGATATTATCAGTGAGCGTACAAAATCAGGATTACAATCTGCAAGAATGAGAGGCCGAAATGGGGGGAGACCTTCCAAAGACCCCGAGTTGGTGGAACGTGCTTTAAAACTACATTCATCTAAACAATATAGCATCAAAGAAATTACGGATATGACGGGTGTTAGTAAATCAGTGTTGTATCGAGCTTTGGAAAAAAATTAAACCTTCGGGTTGGATTAAGGGGGATTTTCCTGTGTATCTAAGAGCAAGAGAACTACTTACACCTGAGATCAAAGAAAGGGTTTTTTGATAATCCCGTCTACTTTAAGTAATTGGGAATTAGCGTATTACTATACCCTTACACAAGATGATATTGAGGTAATAAGACGTAGAAGAAGAGATCATAATCGATTGGGATTCGCTATTCAAATTTGTCTTTTTCGTTACCCTGGTTGGTCTCTTTCAGATATCAAGAATGTTCCTGATAAGGTGATAAACTATGTTGCTAATCAGTTACAAGTAGATGCAAGTGAATTTAAGCTATATTCTGAACGAGTGCAAACGAAACATGAACATATGGAGGAAATACGAAAGTATTATGGTTTTTCTAATTTTTCAGCACAGTCATATCGGATTATTTCACAGGCATTACTCCCCCATGCAATTGAAAATTCAAATGCACTGTTCCTAATAAGGATGACTTTAGAAGAAATGCGAAAGCGAAAAATCATTCTGCCTGCTATGACAACGATTGAAAGATTAGTATGGGAAACAAGGCGAAGGGCAGAGGAGAAAGTATATAATTCACTCTATAAACCGTTATCTCCATGGCAAAAACAACAATTGGAGAAATTAATTGATACCCCTTCCGCTAAATCCAAAACTAGGCTTGGATGGCTAAGGGAAATACCAGGTCAATCATCACCAGATGCTTTTTTAAAAGTAATTGAGAGATTAGAATGTGTTCGTTTATTAAATCTTTCAACAGAGTCCGAAAATAATAGCGTACTTTTTATTCTCATTAAACCTCCGAAAGGAATGAGGTTCATATCGGGCGCCTAGCCTAGCAAGCTGAAGCAGCCTATTCGACCCTTGGGTGGACGATTACTAGACGCATGAGCAAGGTGTTCATCGAATCCTGTCCAATTTGAAACTTTCGCCATTTATTTATATGGTATGGTAGCTCCTATTTTCGCTACTAGGTTATATTTCTTCATAATGCGGCGAATTCGTTTAGGATTCATCCCCACTCCATAGTCATTGGATAGAAACATATTGATGGACAATGCGCCCACTTTTCCCTGGTGTTCATCATAAACGTCTTAATAAGACTATAATCGTAATCGTCTTTTTGCTTTTTCAACTTTTTCAACTGGCGCTTTTCCTCTGAATGTAACCAATTATAGTAACCTGAACAACTAACGCAGGGTCGACCTAAAGAACCTTTACCTCTTTTTCTGTATAAGATTTTTCTTCTCCAAATTACTTAAATAACTTACGCCAACGCTTTAAACTTTCTTTTGGTTTGTCAGCACCGATGACCGTCATATCAAAGCCACTCTCCGAAACATTTGATAAAGGCCTTTACCGTCTCAAGATTCTCCTTAACAGCTCTCACCCTAAAATCAGGATGATAAGTAATCGTTCGATCGGAAACCTCTCAACATTGGGGTTCGTTTCTAGTTGTCTCATTTGAAATCTATTAAAAATAATATTACTCATAACCTACAACTTCGCTCCAATTTATTAATATGATTATAAAGGGATTCATTCACTCTTTAAACACAAAACCCCGAATAATGGTTCACTTTTTAAAAGTGTCCATTGTTCGGGGTATAGTTCATTAAGAATCAAGAGAGTTATTTTTAATAAATTGGAAACGCTCAACCTGCATTATGGGTTAAGCTTTTAATAATTTGGCATTAACCGCAACAATAATAGTACTCAAAGACATGAGAACAGCACCTACAGCAGGACTTAGCACGATACCAAAAGGATATAAAACCCCCGCTGCAAGTGGAATCGCGATTATATTGTACCCAGCTGCCCACCACAGGTTTTGAATCATTTTCTTATAAGTTGCTTTCGACAAATTTATAATAGATACTACATCTTTTGGATTGCTTTTGACTAGTACGATATCTGCCGTCTCCATCGCGACATCTGTTCCTGCTCCAATCGCGATTCCAAGATCGGCGTTGGCTAACGCAGGCGCATCGTTTACGCCATCACCTGTCATGGCCACTTTTAATCCTTTTTCTTTCACTTTCTTAATTTGATCCGCTTTTTCGTGTGGCAATACCTCAGCGTAAACTTCGCTCAGATCTAGTTGATCAGCCACCCAGTTTGCTACTTGCTGGTTATCTCCAGTTAGCATCATAGAAGATACGTTTTGATCCTTTAACTGCTGAATGGCATTTTTCGCACTTTCACGAATCATGTCTGCGAGGGCAATCATCGCTTCTAATTTTCCATTAATTAATACGAAAACAACCGTTTTCCCTTGCTCGGCA
Coding sequences within it:
- a CDS encoding recombinase family protein; translation: MGKVFGYARVSTQDQILDLQIDALEKAGAAVIYKEKITGTRKERPELEQLLKAISKGDSVVVYKLDRISRSTKHLIELVETFEEKKVNFISIQDNIDTSTAMGRFFFRTMASIAELERDIISERTKSGLQSARMRGRNGGRPSKDPELVERALKLHSSKQYSIKEITDMTGVSKSVLYRALEKN